The Gemmatimonadota bacterium DNA window TGCAAATTGCGGAAGCGGGGTGACTGCTACCTGCTGACCGCTAATAGTTGACACCCATATTGTATTATGGTAGATTGATTCGGTTTCATCTGCGGATGACCTTTTTCACCATTACCCGGAAACTGACTGATGAATCATGGGCTGCGCATTGCGTTGCTTGGCACGATTAACCGCGACACGATTCACACCGCCGATGGCGTGACAACCGAAAGCTACGGCGGTTTGTTGTACAGCATCCTGGCACTGGCCGAGATCGCGTCTTCTCATGTGGCGATTTATCCCATCTGCAATGCAGGTGCAGACATGGAAACCGTGGTGCGAGAAAAACTCGCGCCATACCCGCACGTCAAATTCGACGGCATCCGATTTGTATCGGGCAAAAACCCTCATTGCTTTCTGGATTACGACGCAAATGGTCGCAAACGCGAAACCCTGCACAATGACGTCCCGCAAATCTCTTTTTCACAAATTGAACCGTTCTTAGACTGCGACGCGATATGCTTTAATTTTATCACCGGAATGGAACTCGCCCTCGAAACCGCACAGCGCGTGCGTCGTTTCGCCACCGGTTTGCTATTGATGGATGTCCACAGTCTAACCCTGGGCATGGATGAAAAACGCCGTCGATTCTGGCGC harbors:
- a CDS encoding carbohydrate kinase family protein, whose amino-acid sequence is MNHGLRIALLGTINRDTIHTADGVTTESYGGLLYSILALAEIASSHVAIYPICNAGADMETVVREKLAPYPHVKFDGIRFVSGKNPHCFLDYDANGRKRETLHNDVPQISFSQIEPFLDCDAICFNFITGMELALETAQRVRRFATGLLLMDVHSLTLGMDEKRRRFWRVPPQWEKWMGCVDVVQMNEQEGALLADETLDSKDATRRFAKQVLCAGPSVLMITRSNRGSETIFQNDRSDIVIDPFDPAPIAEPCDETGCGDTFLMGYTWA